One genomic segment of Pseudobdellovibrionaceae bacterium includes these proteins:
- a CDS encoding leucyl aminopeptidase family protein: protein MKIQIPRSLLAANVQLSSASARTSRKEEGGVSAKVYVMNKPTPKQWAEALSVELEGWQVTTAVVANKDLLTSSTPRGPRFFLRRLPLKGPFSHGGKLEDSTKAWFREQGGALFNLLKASTHDEIELIGHGLDDEAWTGLFLGMEMAAYQFKAEAFSGNANAGAKKGAKKTDEVWSMGSWSPRIRVQAQGAGAKPAKLAALLARARALGTATNFARHLVNLPPNVANPVTLAKAATEIFAGRPGVKVEVWDEKRLASENMNLHLGVGAGSPTPPRMVHIKYRPTGAKKTARPVALVGKGVTFDTGGVDIKPSAGMRLMKKDMGGSAAVFALAWWASETRHPQPLDFYLALAENSVDGASFRPSDVLVSRNGKSVEIHNTDAEGRLVLADVLDVAVTKTGADEPELVIDLATLTGAIKVALGAEIAGLFSNDDRLSSALEKAGTDAGELSWRMPMLSRYTATFASPFADMVNAVDGFGGAITAALFLERFVRNKPWAHLDIYGWNDKATGALGFAGGNGQGVQTIVSFLENRR from the coding sequence ATGAAAATCCAGATCCCCCGTTCGCTGTTGGCCGCCAATGTCCAATTGTCCTCTGCCAGTGCGCGCACTTCGCGCAAAGAGGAGGGCGGCGTCTCCGCGAAAGTCTACGTCATGAATAAACCCACGCCCAAGCAGTGGGCCGAGGCGCTCTCCGTCGAACTGGAAGGCTGGCAGGTCACCACCGCGGTCGTCGCGAACAAAGATCTGCTGACCTCGAGCACGCCGCGCGGACCGCGCTTTTTCCTGCGCCGTCTTCCGCTGAAGGGCCCTTTCTCGCATGGCGGGAAACTCGAGGACTCCACGAAGGCCTGGTTCCGCGAGCAGGGCGGTGCGCTTTTCAATCTACTGAAAGCGTCCACCCACGACGAGATCGAACTCATCGGGCACGGGCTGGACGATGAAGCTTGGACCGGGCTTTTCCTGGGTATGGAAATGGCCGCTTATCAATTCAAGGCCGAGGCCTTTTCCGGCAACGCGAATGCGGGTGCGAAAAAGGGCGCGAAGAAAACCGATGAGGTTTGGTCGATGGGTTCTTGGTCGCCGCGAATCCGCGTGCAGGCACAAGGCGCGGGCGCGAAACCCGCGAAGCTCGCGGCGCTTCTGGCGCGTGCGCGCGCGCTCGGCACCGCGACGAATTTCGCGCGCCACCTCGTGAACCTGCCGCCGAACGTGGCGAATCCCGTCACGCTCGCGAAAGCGGCGACCGAGATTTTCGCCGGTCGTCCCGGCGTGAAGGTCGAAGTCTGGGATGAAAAACGCCTGGCGAGCGAAAACATGAATCTGCATTTGGGCGTGGGCGCAGGGTCGCCGACTCCGCCGCGGATGGTGCACATCAAATACCGTCCGACGGGCGCCAAGAAGACGGCGCGTCCCGTAGCGCTAGTCGGGAAGGGCGTGACCTTCGATACGGGCGGCGTGGACATCAAACCCTCGGCAGGCATGCGCCTGATGAAAAAAGACATGGGCGGCTCGGCCGCGGTGTTCGCGCTGGCGTGGTGGGCGAGCGAAACGCGCCACCCGCAGCCGCTCGATTTCTATCTCGCGCTCGCCGAAAACTCGGTCGACGGCGCGAGCTTCCGTCCCTCCGACGTCTTGGTTTCGCGGAACGGGAAGTCGGTCGAAATTCACAATACGGACGCCGAAGGGCGTTTGGTTTTGGCGGACGTTTTGGACGTCGCGGTCACGAAGACCGGCGCGGACGAACCCGAGCTCGTGATCGATCTGGCGACCTTGACGGGCGCGATCAAAGTGGCGCTCGGCGCCGAGATCGCGGGTCTTTTCTCGAACGACGATCGCCTCAGCTCGGCCTTGGAAAAAGCGGGGACCGACGCGGGCGAACTCAGCTGGCGGATGCCGATGCTGTCGCGTTATACGGCGACCTTCGCTTCGCCCTTCGCCGACATGGTGAACGCGGTGGACGGTTTCGGCGGCGCGATCACGGCGGCGCTTTTCCTGGAGCGCTTCGTGCGCAATAAACCTTGGGCGCATCTGGACATCTACGGTTGGAACGACAAAGCGACGGGCGCGCTCGGCTTCGCGGGCGGGAACGGTCAGGGCGTGCAGACGATCGTGAGTTTCCTCGAGAACCGCCGTTAG
- a CDS encoding peptidase, with protein sequence MATKSTRPSTSRARKKKKIRPRKTRSTEIVIDRQAGYVFKNEKEMLEFFGPQVERIEADHQKWLGESADTELGIDAEDELDLTLEEPQEIWHDPQTFKEFPIFHFIRPLESVEAYQVAVTYVSSEDEPTFLFLHFVTADLDLVNRYRRGELIYDRAFEEVGFGALDGDALSEGDPLAMGLFISMLKVRADKDIAEDDFKKYGEELREETIENADEIWKNADLTGNQIVTFIREFPDHEIRDMHYIAVTQEDPSSKVHSLLFSFPTSDLTLVDRYRHGENLQAEEVTQESSH encoded by the coding sequence ATGGCGACAAAATCGACTCGACCGTCCACATCCCGGGCCCGCAAAAAGAAAAAGATCCGTCCCCGCAAAACTCGCTCCACGGAAATCGTGATCGACCGCCAGGCCGGCTACGTTTTCAAAAACGAAAAAGAGATGCTGGAGTTTTTCGGGCCTCAAGTCGAACGCATTGAAGCCGATCACCAAAAGTGGCTCGGCGAGAGCGCGGACACCGAGCTGGGCATCGATGCCGAGGACGAACTGGACCTCACGCTGGAAGAGCCCCAAGAGATTTGGCACGACCCGCAAACCTTCAAAGAGTTCCCCATTTTCCACTTCATCCGTCCGCTGGAGTCGGTCGAGGCTTACCAGGTCGCGGTCACCTACGTGTCGAGCGAAGATGAGCCCACCTTCCTTTTTCTGCATTTCGTCACCGCCGACCTGGACCTGGTTAACCGCTACCGCCGGGGCGAGCTGATCTACGACCGCGCTTTCGAGGAAGTCGGCTTCGGCGCTTTGGACGGCGACGCCCTCAGCGAAGGCGATCCCCTCGCCATGGGGCTTTTCATTTCCATGCTGAAGGTGCGCGCAGATAAGGACATCGCCGAAGACGACTTCAAAAAGTACGGCGAAGAGCTGCGCGAGGAGACGATCGAAAACGCCGACGAGATCTGGAAGAACGCCGATCTGACGGGCAATCAAATCGTCACTTTCATCCGCGAGTTTCCGGATCACGAAATCCGGGACATGCACTATATCGCCGTGACCCAAGAGGATCCGTCCTCGAAAGTTCACTCCCTTTTGTTTTCGTTCCCGACTTCGGATCTTACGTTGGTGGATCGTTACCGCCACGGCGAGAATCTGCAGGCCGAGGAAGTCACCCAGGAATCCAGTCACTAG
- a CDS encoding alpha/beta hydrolase: MKIHVLFSTTCLLVLVGASGAWAQKACFQVGLENVRVKAGESFLKLSGEKTVSFEFVRPVKADHPTLVFLPGIFRGMEQKDPAVQALLKEGFGSLRTTTSDHWESLKGLEGAEGRATRVDPLGPGYARETQRLVNELGAEPAVAISLSYSSVVLANMGGRRIFVAPLVKASDSDPAAAAALRHWEMLMGMNPFMGSSLIRSNRDSNYRSFWSGIVNANLRANPDAYGKGTDRQLVIESYMRLSRSTEDFNLVDAMAKTEGPVDFVLAEKESKVALSGQVEAAVTAAKRVPVRLILVRGAEHNVPDSQPAAYHTAIRELAMHDAEPGLRVGVIDPRVNPAEIRWLSATEALRVTNALRELPESTVAADLSGLLGP, translated from the coding sequence ATGAAGATCCACGTCCTTTTTTCGACGACCTGTCTTTTGGTGCTCGTCGGCGCTTCGGGCGCCTGGGCCCAGAAGGCCTGCTTTCAGGTGGGTCTGGAAAACGTGCGTGTGAAGGCGGGCGAAAGCTTCCTGAAGCTCAGTGGGGAAAAGACCGTCTCGTTTGAGTTTGTCCGGCCCGTCAAAGCCGATCACCCCACGCTCGTTTTTCTGCCGGGAATTTTCCGTGGGATGGAGCAAAAAGATCCCGCCGTGCAGGCCCTTTTGAAAGAGGGTTTTGGTTCTTTGCGCACGACCACGAGCGATCACTGGGAGTCCCTCAAAGGGCTTGAAGGCGCCGAGGGGCGTGCCACGCGCGTCGATCCCTTGGGGCCCGGTTACGCCCGCGAAACGCAGCGATTGGTGAATGAGCTTGGCGCGGAGCCGGCGGTCGCGATTTCGCTGAGCTACAGTTCGGTCGTTCTGGCGAATATGGGGGGCCGAAGGATTTTTGTCGCCCCGTTGGTGAAAGCCTCGGATAGCGATCCGGCCGCCGCGGCGGCGCTACGCCATTGGGAAATGCTGATGGGGATGAATCCCTTCATGGGGTCGAGTCTGATCCGCTCCAATCGCGACTCCAACTACCGCTCGTTTTGGTCGGGCATCGTGAACGCGAATCTACGTGCGAACCCCGATGCTTACGGGAAAGGCACGGATCGGCAGCTCGTCATCGAAAGTTACATGCGACTGAGCCGCTCGACCGAGGATTTCAACTTGGTCGACGCGATGGCGAAGACTGAAGGGCCGGTGGATTTTGTCCTTGCGGAAAAAGAGTCCAAGGTGGCGCTCAGCGGGCAGGTCGAAGCGGCGGTGACCGCGGCGAAACGGGTGCCGGTGCGTTTGATCCTGGTTCGTGGTGCCGAACACAACGTTCCGGATTCTCAACCCGCCGCTTACCACACCGCCATCCGCGAGCTGGCGATGCATGACGCGGAACCCGGCCTGCGCGTCGGCGTTATCGATCCCCGGGTGAATCCCGCCGAGATCCGTTGGCTGTCGGCCACCGAAGCCTTACGCGTAACGAATGCGCTGCGAGAGCTTCCGGAGTCGACGGTCGCGGCGGACTTGTCCGGACTGCTCGGGCCATAA
- a CDS encoding Hsp20 family protein has product MGDRRVGLREQNAQDISDLQAHYKKKKRDLVEQKEKEISATKEYYNERVDNAERQGSAAVNHIKKQNRHEQQALNDRLADIREEGDRNMRTLVKQEQHKREKIAGDTDRAARELNENRKEAERKAQDDMIAFSEKSRDKRTKLIEKSRVELQDMQDRYNKELKHRQETRTSAIEQEKARGTQDLNRVRNEFDAAYTREKESGESRLRMVQDRSREELERQNMIHDNKIMKARDENDVRLAREQERGESQRAKIANAYQRQVEQTSNLGERRVKEVEDKHDRIEKRQMSEHTRVLDKDQQQFEARREDMHTSYRNERERSTEAYRKDLKRQREHFDSSYLKNQEANQTSLTNQKENYFKQLEGLKKDIAAKVENYANKSDDPFYKVKDLGTRFVETPTSYILRTQVPEHEVQNVKVRVKDDQAIITGMRQFQDRVEEEGRIRSASSSESFKEIYKLEQPVAIRAVKQERDGDTLTVTIPKIGMGFNIKG; this is encoded by the coding sequence ATGGGCGACCGGCGCGTGGGTCTTCGCGAGCAGAACGCACAGGACATCAGCGATCTGCAAGCGCACTACAAAAAGAAAAAGCGCGATCTCGTCGAGCAAAAGGAGAAGGAAATCTCCGCGACGAAAGAGTACTACAATGAACGCGTCGACAACGCCGAACGCCAAGGCTCCGCCGCGGTCAACCACATCAAAAAACAGAATCGCCATGAGCAGCAGGCCCTCAACGACCGCTTGGCCGACATCCGTGAAGAGGGCGACCGCAACATGCGCACGCTCGTCAAACAAGAGCAGCACAAACGCGAAAAAATCGCCGGCGACACCGACCGCGCCGCGCGTGAACTGAACGAAAACCGCAAGGAAGCCGAGCGCAAAGCGCAGGACGACATGATCGCCTTCAGCGAGAAGTCGCGCGACAAACGCACGAAGCTGATCGAAAAATCGCGCGTGGAACTGCAGGACATGCAGGATCGCTACAACAAAGAACTCAAACACCGCCAGGAAACGCGGACCTCCGCCATCGAACAAGAGAAAGCCCGCGGCACCCAAGATCTGAACCGCGTGCGCAACGAATTCGACGCGGCCTACACGCGCGAAAAAGAGTCCGGCGAATCCCGCCTGCGCATGGTGCAAGACCGCTCACGCGAAGAACTCGAACGCCAGAACATGATCCACGACAACAAGATCATGAAGGCCCGCGACGAAAACGACGTCCGCCTGGCCCGCGAACAAGAGCGCGGCGAATCCCAACGCGCGAAAATCGCGAACGCGTACCAGCGCCAGGTCGAGCAGACCTCGAATTTGGGCGAACGGCGCGTGAAAGAAGTGGAAGACAAGCACGACCGCATCGAAAAACGCCAGATGAGTGAACACACCCGTGTTCTCGATAAGGATCAACAGCAGTTCGAAGCGCGCCGCGAGGACATGCATACCAGCTACCGCAACGAGCGCGAGCGCAGCACCGAAGCCTACCGCAAGGATCTGAAGCGCCAACGCGAACACTTCGATTCGTCCTACCTGAAAAACCAAGAGGCGAATCAAACCTCGCTGACGAACCAGAAAGAAAACTACTTCAAACAGCTCGAAGGTCTGAAGAAAGACATCGCCGCGAAGGTCGAAAACTACGCGAACAAATCCGACGACCCCTTCTACAAAGTGAAGGACCTGGGCACCCGTTTCGTGGAAACGCCCACCAGCTACATCCTGCGCACGCAAGTTCCCGAGCACGAGGTGCAGAACGTGAAAGTGCGCGTGAAGGACGACCAGGCCATCATCACGGGCATGCGGCAGTTCCAGGACCGAGTGGAAGAAGAGGGACGCATTCGCAGCGCCAGCTCGAGCGAAAGCTTCAAAGAGATTTATAAACTCGAGCAGCCCGTCGCCATCCGCGCCGTGAAGCAAGAGCGCGACGGCGACACCCTCACCGTCACCATCCCGAAGATCGGGATGGGTTTTAACATCAAAGGCTAA
- a CDS encoding matrixin family metalloprotease yields the protein MKLKWALLGFLSGCVLALSACAPQKFFGGLQPQYSAQEACGFVQNVYGERISWKGKLPIQLQIHESVPAEYYPAIEETLRGWESATGKKLFEVVSWGARGPNQPRQDGVNTIYYLSTWEEGKSQEQARTSVYWVGDQIREADIRLNAKDFSFYVNESESGRGVHMASLLIHEFGHVLGLKHQDQVASVMGTYLSSNTVRSSISEADLTAVRCEY from the coding sequence ATGAAGTTGAAATGGGCACTGCTGGGATTCCTGTCGGGCTGTGTGCTGGCGCTGAGCGCCTGCGCCCCGCAGAAGTTCTTTGGTGGCCTTCAGCCCCAGTACAGCGCCCAGGAGGCCTGTGGCTTCGTCCAGAACGTCTATGGCGAGCGGATCTCGTGGAAGGGCAAACTCCCCATCCAGCTCCAAATCCACGAAAGCGTCCCCGCCGAATACTACCCCGCCATTGAAGAAACCCTGCGCGGTTGGGAGTCGGCGACCGGCAAGAAGCTGTTCGAGGTCGTCAGCTGGGGCGCCCGTGGCCCGAATCAGCCCCGTCAGGACGGCGTGAACACGATCTACTACCTGAGCACCTGGGAAGAGGGAAAGTCGCAGGAGCAGGCCCGCACGTCGGTCTACTGGGTCGGTGATCAGATCCGCGAAGCGGATATTCGCTTGAACGCGAAAGACTTCAGCTTCTACGTCAATGAGTCCGAGAGCGGTCGTGGCGTCCACATGGCGAGCCTGCTGATCCACGAGTTCGGACACGTTCTGGGACTCAAACATCAGGATCAAGTCGCCAGTGTGATGGGGACCTATCTGTCGAGTAACACCGTGCGAAGTTCCATCTCGGAAGCCGATCTGACCGCCGTTCGCTGCGAATATTGA
- a CDS encoding response regulator transcription factor, with amino-acid sequence MSYGVPVAPALRVLVVEDESDIREFLLSQLVDNGMKVEGISSGDAMFETIEQFKPDVILMDQMMPGRSGRELIQDLRTNVAYSEIPVMMVTGLDSEGEKVVSFGAGADDYVTKPFSIREVIARIQALVRRSHATHRSQQRNIVVKDLQVDLIAHRVVMNGKEVPLTLTEFKILVELLKQAGQVLSRDRLRERALGNLNVTDRTIDVHMASLRKKLEAMGDAIETVRGVGYRLTP; translated from the coding sequence ATGTCATACGGCGTACCAGTCGCACCCGCACTTCGAGTCTTAGTCGTTGAAGACGAATCGGATATCCGCGAATTCCTTTTGTCTCAACTTGTCGACAACGGCATGAAGGTCGAAGGGATTTCTTCCGGGGATGCGATGTTCGAAACGATCGAACAGTTCAAACCCGACGTGATCCTGATGGACCAGATGATGCCCGGCCGTTCGGGGCGCGAGTTGATTCAAGATCTTCGCACCAACGTCGCTTACTCGGAAATTCCCGTGATGATGGTGACGGGTCTCGACAGCGAGGGCGAAAAAGTCGTCTCTTTCGGAGCGGGCGCCGACGACTACGTCACGAAGCCTTTCAGCATCCGCGAAGTGATCGCGCGCATCCAAGCGCTGGTTCGTCGCTCGCACGCCACTCACCGCAGCCAGCAACGCAACATCGTTGTCAAAGATCTCCAAGTCGATTTGATCGCTCATCGCGTGGTCATGAACGGCAAAGAGGTTCCGCTCACGCTCACCGAATTCAAAATCCTGGTGGAGCTGTTGAAGCAGGCGGGGCAAGTGCTGAGCCGCGATCGCCTGCGCGAGCGCGCCCTTGGAAACTTGAACGTCACCGATCGGACCATCGACGTTCACATGGCTTCGCTTCGCAAGAAGCTCGAGGCGATGGGTGATGCCATCGAGACCGTTCGGGGTGTCGGCTACCGTCTGACTCCGTAA
- a CDS encoding Hsp33 family molecular chaperone HslO has protein sequence MTEKSRVHRFVSKDLTVRAAAVDATAVVREMQSLQNTHPLATLGVGRAMVGALLMASQLKEKQQVGLLFKGNGPLKSLYAEATFEGEVRGYCPYPDYLANNEADVLNLGKALGFGQLTVARHQPFQRQPFQGTVEMVTGEIGDDIAHYLHQSHQIRSIVSVGVYLDAQGLVKSAGGILIEVMPGVEDEVADQLQRNAQGPATAVSQRLFDGANCQDLIRPFFDGIPFSEVPHEHEVRYFCPCTYDRVRRALTTLGPSELQQMIDEDHSSKITCQVCGRGYEISVDDLREIRDDLRKNSMH, from the coding sequence ATGACGGAAAAGTCCCGCGTCCATCGCTTTGTGTCAAAGGACCTCACGGTCCGCGCCGCCGCCGTCGACGCGACGGCGGTCGTTCGTGAAATGCAAAGCCTTCAGAACACCCATCCCCTCGCCACCTTGGGTGTCGGACGGGCGATGGTCGGCGCGCTTTTGATGGCGAGTCAGCTGAAGGAAAAGCAGCAAGTGGGGCTTCTGTTCAAGGGGAACGGTCCGCTCAAAAGTCTGTACGCGGAAGCCACCTTCGAGGGCGAAGTGCGCGGCTATTGTCCCTATCCGGATTACCTCGCGAACAACGAAGCCGACGTGCTGAACCTGGGGAAGGCCTTGGGGTTCGGTCAGCTGACGGTCGCGCGCCATCAGCCGTTTCAGCGGCAACCCTTTCAGGGGACGGTCGAAATGGTGACGGGTGAGATCGGCGACGATATCGCTCACTATCTGCATCAGTCCCATCAGATTCGCTCGATCGTGAGCGTCGGGGTTTATCTCGATGCGCAAGGCTTGGTGAAATCGGCGGGCGGCATTCTCATTGAGGTCATGCCCGGCGTCGAAGATGAAGTCGCGGATCAGCTGCAGCGGAACGCCCAAGGGCCCGCTACGGCGGTGTCGCAGCGCCTGTTCGACGGTGCGAATTGTCAGGATCTGATTCGTCCGTTCTTCGACGGAATTCCGTTCTCGGAAGTCCCCCATGAGCACGAGGTGCGTTACTTCTGCCCCTGCACGTACGACCGCGTCCGGCGCGCGCTCACGACGCTGGGCCCCTCGGAGCTACAGCAGATGATCGACGAGGATCACTCCAGTAAAATCACCTGCCAGGTCTGCGGTCGCGGATATGAAATCAGCGTGGATGATCTGAGAGAGATTCGGGACGACCTCCGCAAGAATTCGATGCACTAA
- a CDS encoding histidine phosphatase family protein: protein MSVYLFRHGDRTSRTPDAEPELSGTGLLQADHLRAWVARGTLPAPTRLWVSPRHRAQQTFTPLAESLGISLEVLPELDERTPRESAVRFRERVNHLLDRARAVNGMLFLCSHFDWLEEAITLIPADEDLAANAGPLWAPGSFVGFDTEDDLWHVRQKGQLQTW, encoded by the coding sequence ATGAGCGTCTACCTGTTTCGCCACGGCGACCGTACCTCCCGCACTCCCGACGCCGAACCGGAACTCTCGGGCACGGGCCTTTTACAGGCCGATCATCTGCGCGCCTGGGTGGCGCGCGGAACGCTCCCCGCCCCGACTCGCCTTTGGGTTTCCCCGCGTCACCGAGCGCAGCAGACCTTCACTCCGCTCGCCGAGAGTTTGGGCATTTCACTCGAGGTGCTCCCCGAACTCGATGAGCGCACGCCACGTGAAAGCGCGGTGCGTTTTCGTGAACGCGTCAACCATCTGCTGGATCGGGCGCGCGCGGTGAATGGGATGCTTTTTCTGTGCTCGCATTTCGACTGGCTCGAAGAGGCGATCACCCTGATTCCGGCGGACGAGGACCTCGCCGCGAACGCGGGCCCCCTCTGGGCGCCGGGCTCTTTCGTGGGTTTCGATACCGAAGACGATCTCTGGCACGTGCGCCAGAAAGGACAACTGCAAACATGGTGA
- a CDS encoding fumarylacetoacetate hydrolase family protein produces the protein MIRNIWCVGRNYRDHAKEMNAAVPSTPMIFLKAGSSASVNSTDIILPFWAEEIHHEVEIALKLSPYLHVVEAAVALDLTERKAQAAAKAKGEPWTLSKSFDGACAVSAFFMVKKFEDLADKKLRLWVNDELKQEGTTADMIFGFAEIVEHVKTYFPICAGDLILTGTPAGVGPLKDGDTVRAEFEGEITHIWKVRQDKKPEDKQTPYQL, from the coding sequence GTGATCCGCAATATTTGGTGCGTCGGCCGCAACTACCGCGACCACGCCAAAGAGATGAACGCCGCCGTTCCCTCCACGCCCATGATCTTCCTGAAAGCGGGCAGCTCCGCGAGTGTGAACTCCACCGACATCATCCTCCCGTTTTGGGCCGAAGAGATTCACCACGAAGTCGAGATCGCGCTGAAGCTGAGCCCCTACTTGCACGTCGTCGAAGCGGCCGTCGCTTTGGATTTGACCGAGCGCAAAGCCCAGGCCGCGGCGAAGGCGAAAGGCGAACCCTGGACGCTGTCGAAATCCTTCGACGGGGCCTGCGCGGTTTCGGCGTTTTTCATGGTCAAAAAATTCGAGGACCTCGCCGACAAAAAGCTCCGCCTGTGGGTGAACGACGAACTCAAACAAGAGGGCACGACCGCGGACATGATCTTCGGCTTCGCCGAGATCGTCGAACACGTGAAGACCTACTTCCCCATCTGCGCCGGTGACCTGATCTTAACGGGAACCCCGGCCGGCGTCGGCCCGCTCAAGGACGGCGACACCGTGCGCGCCGAATTCGAGGGGGAAATCACGCACATTTGGAAAGTTCGACAGGACAAAAAACCCGAGGACAAGCAGACGCCCTACCAGCTTTAA